Genomic segment of Rhodocaloribacter litoris:
GGTGGGCCCGTACCGTCTCCAGCGCTTCCGTATCCTCGTAGTCGGGTTGTTGCAGGGCCTCCCGGTCCCGCCAGGAGGCCGGGTGCCAGTCTCGAACGGAAGGAACGACCATCTTCTAGAGCGTTGCAGTGTTTGGGTTTCGGATCCCGCAGGACCCCGGCGGCCGGTGGGCCGGCGCACGGACGCGCCGTCGTTCAAGCGAGGATGTTGCGGAGGGTGGCCAGGCTCACGTTGCGCCCGGAGAGGAGGACGACCACCGGCCCGGCGGGGGGAGGCACGTCGCCGGCGAGGCAGGCGGCCACGGTGACGGCGGCGGAAGGCTCGACGAGGTAGCGGTGGTGGTCGAGCATCCATCGAACGCCTTCGCGGAGGTCTTGCTCCGGGACCAGGGCGACGTGGTCCACCCGGTCCCGGAGCACCGCGAACGGCAGCACGCCGAGCCCCCCTTCCAGGCCGCCGGCCACCGTCTCGACGGGCGGCATCTCGGTCACGGCCGCGCCGCGTTCGAGCGAGCGCAGGAGGGCCGGCGAGGCCGCGAGCTGGCAGGCGACGAGCCGGGCGTCCGGCAGCCGTTCTTTCACATAGAAGCCGAAGCCGCCGGCAAGCCCGCCGCCTCCGACGGGCAGGAGGAAGGTGCGTGCTTCCGGCACGTCGGCCAGCACTTCGGCGGCCACGGTACCCCCGTTGCCGGCCATGACGTGCGGGTCGTCGTAGGCGCTGAGGAAGGGCAGGCCCGCCCGCGCCGCCTCCTGCCGTGCCCAGGCTTCGGTGGCATCATAGCCGGAAAAGGCCGACCTTACGACGCGGGCGCCCAGCGCCTCGATCGCCCGGAGCTTGGCCTCGTCCACGCCGGCGGGGACATAGATCGTCGCCGGAATGCCCAGCCGGTGGGCGGCATGGGCCAGCCCGATGCCGTGGTTCCCGGCCGAGCAGGTAGCCACCCCGTGCCGGCGGTCGGCTTCGGACAGCTTCGAGAGCGCGAAGAGGGCCCCCCGTACCTTGAACGAGCCGGTCAGTTGCAGGCATTCGAGCTTGAGGTAGACGGGCACGCCGAGCCGCGCCGAGAGCAGGGGGGCGGGCTCCACCGGCGTCCGGCGGACCTGCCCGTCGAGGAAGGCGACGGCCTCGTCGATCAGGCCCAGATCGAGTGTCATGAATCGCTTTTCAACCTTGTCCTGTATCACGGTATGGTGAAAACCCTCGGCGTCACCGGCGGGATCGGCAGCGGCAAGACGACCGTGTGCCGGATGCTCGAAGCCCTCGGCGCCCGTGTCTTCTACGCCGACGATGAGGCCAAGCGCATCATGGCCGAGGACCCGGCGGTCCGGGCCGAGCTGGTCGACGCGTTCGGCCCGGCCAGCTACGACGCCGCAGGGCGACTGAACCGGGCCTACCTGGCGCAGCAGGTCTTCGGGGACGAGGCGAACGTCGCCCGGATCAACGCCATCGTGCACCCGCGCGTCTACGCCGCCTTCGAGCAGGCCCGGCGCCGGGCGGAGGCCGACGGCGTCCCGCTGCTCGTCAAAGAAGCCGCCCTCATCTTCGAGACCGGCGGCGACCGCCACCTCGACGCCGTGGCCGTGGTCGATGCGCCCGTGGAGGAGCGCATCCGCCGGGTGGCGGAACGCGACGGTGCGACCCCCGGGCAGGTGCGGGCTCGCATGGCACACCAGTTGCCGCCCGAAGAACTCCGGCGCCGCGCCGACTTCGTCATTGAGAACGACGGCGACCTGGCGCACCTCCGCCGGCAGGTGGAACGGCTCTATCGTACCATGACCGGCCGGCAGACCGGGGCGCCGGGGACGGGCTGACCGCTTCATTCGCCGCCGGGAAGCACCGTGGGGGCGAGCGTGACGACCCCGGTGGCGCGGATCGCTTCGGCGGCCTCGGGCGGCAGGTGCCAGGCGTCGTCGAAGCGGCCCGCGGCGATGAGGTTCTCCCGGCTCCCTTCGAACAGGAGGAAGTCCGCATCCCCGGGAAGCTGGAGGGCCACGACGCCCAGCCCGAAGCGGAAGGCGTCGTCGCGGCCGTGCCACCAGGGCAGCCCGGCGCTGACGAGCACGTAGTGGCCCTCGTGGGGATAGACGTAGACCAGCCCGTACC
This window contains:
- the coaE gene encoding dephospho-CoA kinase (Dephospho-CoA kinase (CoaE) performs the final step in coenzyme A biosynthesis.), whose protein sequence is MVKTLGVTGGIGSGKTTVCRMLEALGARVFYADDEAKRIMAEDPAVRAELVDAFGPASYDAAGRLNRAYLAQQVFGDEANVARINAIVHPRVYAAFEQARRRAEADGVPLLVKEAALIFETGGDRHLDAVAVVDAPVEERIRRVAERDGATPGQVRARMAHQLPPEELRRRADFVIENDGDLAHLRRQVERLYRTMTGRQTGAPGTG
- a CDS encoding threonine ammonia-lyase; protein product: MTLDLGLIDEAVAFLDGQVRRTPVEPAPLLSARLGVPVYLKLECLQLTGSFKVRGALFALSKLSEADRRHGVATCSAGNHGIGLAHAAHRLGIPATIYVPAGVDEAKLRAIEALGARVVRSAFSGYDATEAWARQEAARAGLPFLSAYDDPHVMAGNGGTVAAEVLADVPEARTFLLPVGGGGLAGGFGFYVKERLPDARLVACQLAASPALLRSLERGAAVTEMPPVETVAGGLEGGLGVLPFAVLRDRVDHVALVPEQDLREGVRWMLDHHRYLVEPSAAVTVAACLAGDVPPPAGPVVVLLSGRNVSLATLRNILA